The Vicia villosa cultivar HV-30 ecotype Madison, WI linkage group LG1, Vvil1.0, whole genome shotgun sequence genome includes a region encoding these proteins:
- the LOC131597910 gene encoding uncharacterized protein LOC131597910 gives MGSFYVLCILGLVLIIGSSEVAHGQDSADDYVNAHNAARSAVALEGFIIPNIHWNATAAEAAQEYVNQHKDCKVDVSDGKGYIFPFGKNIAVSTKDISGVEAVKLWVDEKPYYFHYGNLCYRECRHYVQVVWSASKTVGCAKVGCDNGGTLVACIYTPPANFASLVLIIGSSEVAHGQDSADDYVNAHNAARSAVALEGFIIPNIHWNATAAEAAQEYVNQHKDCKVDVSDGKGYIFPFGKNIAVSTKDISGVEAVKLWVDEKPYYFHYGNLCYRECRHYVQVVWSASKTVGCAKVGCDNGGTLVACIYTPPANFASESPY, from the exons ATGGGTTCATTTTATGTATTGTGTATCTTAGGTTTAGTACTTATTATTGGTAGTAGTGAGGTTGCACATGGCCAAGACTCCGCAGACGACTACGTGAACGCCCACAACGCAGCAAGATCAGCAGTAGCACTTGAGGGTTTCATTATTCCAAATATTCATTGGAATGCCACTGCCGCTGAAGCTGCCCAGGAATATGTTAATCAACACAAAGACTGTAAGGTGGATGTGTCCGATGGTAAGGGTTATATATTCCCTTTCGGAAAGAATATCGCGGTGAGCACGAAGGACATAAGTGGCGTAGAAGCGGTGAAATTGTGGGTGGATGAAAAACCATATTATTTTCACTATGGAAACTTATGTTACCGAGAATGTCGTCATTATGTCCAGGTGGTTTGGTCTGCTTCAAAAACTGTTGGATGTGCTAAAGTGGGATGTGATAATGGAGGCACACTGGTTGCTTGCATTTATACACCTCCTGCCAACTTTGCTA GTTTAGTACTTATTATTGGTAGTAGTGAGGTTGCACATGGCCAAGACTCCGCAGACGACTACGTGAACGCCCACAACGCAGCAAGATCAGCAGTAGCACTTGAGGGTTTCATTATTCCAAATATTCATTGGAATGCCACTGCCGCTGAAGCTGCCCAGGAATATGTTAATCAACACAAAGACTGTAAGGTGGATGTGTCCGATGGTAAGGGTTATATATTCCCTTTCGGAAAGAATATCGCGGTGAGCACGAAGGACATAAGTGGCGTAGAAGCGGTGAAATTGTGGGTGGATGAAAAACCATATTATTTTCACTATGGAAACTTATGTTACCGAGAATGTCGTCATTATGTCCAGGTGGTTTGGTCTGCTTCAAAAACTGTTGGATGTGCTAAAGTGGGATGTGATAATGGAGGCACACTGGTTGCTTGCATTTATACACCTCCTGCCAACTTTGCTAGTGAATCACCATACTAA
- the LOC131597919 gene encoding pathogenesis-related protein 1-like, which translates to MGSFYVLCILGLVLIIGSSEVAHGQDSADDYVNAHNAARSAVALEGFIIPNIHWNATAAEAAQEYVNQHKDCKVDVSDGKGYIFPFGKNIAVSTKDISGVEAVKLWVDEKPYYFHYGNLCYRECRHYVQVVWSASKTVGCAKVGCDNGGTLVACIYTPPANFASESPY; encoded by the coding sequence ATGGGTTCATTTTATGTATTGTGTATCTTAGGTTTAGTACTTATTATTGGTAGTAGTGAGGTTGCACATGGCCAAGACTCCGCAGACGACTACGTGAACGCCCACAACGCAGCAAGATCAGCAGTAGCACTTGAGGGTTTCATTATTCCAAATATTCATTGGAATGCCACTGCCGCTGAAGCTGCCCAGGAATATGTTAATCAACACAAAGACTGTAAGGTGGATGTGTCCGATGGTAAGGGTTATATATTCCCTTTCGGAAAGAATATCGCGGTGAGCACGAAGGACATAAGTGGCGTAGAAGCGGTGAAATTGTGGGTGGATGAAAAACCATATTATTTTCACTATGGAAACTTATGTTACCGAGAATGTCGTCATTATGTCCAGGTGGTTTGGTCTGCTTCAAAAACTGTTGGATGTGCTAAAGTGGGATGTGATAATGGAGGCACACTGGTTGCTTGCATTTATACACCTCCTGCCAACTTTGCTAGTGAATCACCATACTAA
- the LOC131597931 gene encoding pathogenesis-related protein 1-like produces MARSAVALDGFSIPSILWNATAAEAAQDYVNQHKDCKVNVSVGQGDIFPFGKNIAVSTKDISGVEVVKLWVDEKPNYNHFANTCRGGECRHYIQVVWSKSLELGCAKVTCDNGGTLVACIYQPPAIGGSESPY; encoded by the exons ATGG CAAGATCAGCAGTAGCACTTGACGGTTTCAGTATTCCAAGTATTCTTTGGAATGCCACTGCCGCTGAAGCTGCGCAGGACTATGTTAATCAACACAAAGACTGTAAGGTGAACGTCTCCGTTGGTCAGGGTGATATATTCCCTTTCGGAAAGAATATCGCAGTGAGCACGAAGGATATAAGTGGTGTGGAAGTAGTGAAATTGTGGGTGGATGAAAAACCAAATTATAATCACTTTGCAAACACTTGTCGCGGTGGAGAATGTCGTCATTATATCCAGGTGGTTTGGTCTAAATCACTAGAACTTGGATGTGCTAAAGTGACATGTGATAATGGAGGCACACTCGTTGCTTGCATTTATCAACCTCCTGCCATCGGTGGTAGTGAATCTCCATACTAA